A single genomic interval of Acidobacteriota bacterium harbors:
- a CDS encoding ATP-binding protein gives MDAPRRKLPIGIQTFRKMREEDCYYVDKTSYVRRLVDEGSHYFLSRPRRFGKSLFLDTLKELFEGNDALFEGLDIHGRRDWSIRHPVLRFSFGAGDFGQSGFLEASCMEKLAAAEVEAGVSTEYATASGRFAALLAALHRRTGQRVVVLVDEYDKPILDALDEPDVARANRNFLRGFYSVVKDNDAHVRFTFITGVSRSLQRGCARGHPSHGTASRVSLFSGLNNLRDITLDPRYSAICGYTDADLDTVFAPELPGLDREEIRRWYNGYGWLGAEKVYNPFDILLLFDSRQFAAHGFETGTPTFLIETLVERGVDSFALEGMAGTDELLSTFDVGDMATEALLFQTGYLTIRDHERAGSRTLYRLDYPNQEVRQSLNDSLLRHLSGNPTRQTANSIRLHELLEANDFAGLKTLFHAFYASIPHQWHARNDIANFEGYYASVFYSYFAGLGLDVSVEDSTSRGRLDMAVRCNGRVYLFEFKVVETASKGAAMAQLKERRYADKYRHLGQPIHLVAVEFSRKSRNVAAFEAFEVERAD, from the coding sequence GTGGACGCGCCCAGGCGCAAGCTACCCATCGGCATCCAGACCTTTCGCAAGATGCGCGAGGAGGACTGCTACTACGTCGACAAGACCTCCTACGTTCGGCGGCTGGTCGACGAAGGCTCCCATTACTTCCTGTCGCGCCCGAGGCGGTTCGGCAAGAGTCTGTTTCTGGACACGCTGAAGGAGCTGTTCGAGGGCAACGACGCGCTGTTCGAGGGGCTGGACATCCACGGCCGCCGCGACTGGTCCATCCGCCACCCCGTGCTGCGGTTCAGCTTCGGCGCGGGGGATTTCGGGCAGTCGGGATTTCTGGAGGCGAGCTGCATGGAAAAGCTGGCCGCCGCCGAGGTCGAAGCGGGCGTGTCCACCGAATACGCCACGGCTTCCGGGCGCTTCGCCGCGTTGCTCGCGGCGCTGCACCGCCGGACCGGACAGCGAGTGGTGGTGTTGGTGGACGAGTACGACAAGCCGATCCTCGATGCACTGGACGAGCCGGACGTGGCGCGCGCCAACCGGAACTTCCTCCGCGGCTTCTATTCGGTGGTCAAGGACAACGACGCCCATGTCCGCTTCACGTTCATCACGGGGGTGAGCAGGAGCCTTCAGCGGGGGTGCGCGAGGGGGCACCCCTCGCATGGAACAGCCTCCAGGGTGAGCCTGTTCTCCGGCCTCAACAACCTGCGAGACATCACGCTGGATCCTCGCTACTCGGCCATCTGCGGCTACACCGATGCGGACCTGGACACCGTGTTCGCCCCCGAGCTGCCCGGACTCGACCGGGAAGAGATCCGCCGCTGGTACAACGGCTACGGCTGGCTCGGAGCGGAAAAGGTCTACAACCCCTTCGACATACTGCTCCTGTTCGACAGTCGCCAGTTCGCCGCGCACGGGTTCGAGACCGGCACGCCCACGTTCCTGATCGAAACGCTCGTCGAGCGCGGGGTGGACTCCTTCGCACTTGAGGGGATGGCCGGTACCGACGAACTGCTGTCCACCTTCGACGTGGGCGACATGGCGACCGAGGCGCTGCTGTTCCAGACCGGGTACCTGACGATCCGAGACCATGAGCGCGCGGGCAGCCGGACCTTGTACCGGCTGGACTACCCCAACCAGGAGGTGCGCCAGAGCCTGAACGACAGTCTGTTGCGGCATCTGTCCGGGAATCCGACGCGCCAGACGGCGAACAGCATCCGGCTCCACGAGTTGCTAGAGGCCAACGACTTCGCGGGTCTGAAGACGCTGTTCCACGCGTTCTACGCCAGCATTCCCCACCAGTGGCACGCCAGGAACGACATCGCTAACTTCGAGGGTTACTACGCGAGCGTCTTCTACTCCTACTTCGCCGGTCTCGGCCTGGATGTCTCGGTAGAGGACAGCACCAGCCGCGGACGCCTGGACATGGCGGTGCGCTGCAACGGGCGCGTGTACCTCTTCGAGTTCAAGGTCGTGGAGACGGCCTCGAAGGGCGCGGCGATGGCGCAGTTGAAGGAGCGGCGCTACGCAGACAAGTACCGGCACCTGGGCCAGCCGATCCATCTCGTCGCCGTGGAGTTCAGCAGGAAGTCCCGCAACGTCGCGGCGTTCGAGGCTTTCGAGGTGGAACGCGCGGATTGA
- a CDS encoding AAA family ATPase: MTNHHPLTLEVTDFGPVAQACVELRPLTVFVGPSNTGKSWLATLVYALHRYFGNSPSGPGPWVWTTFDAALPEGAGTDLVRIAEQFRRLASPSAEPAEHIELTAPVTAAIRMYLEQQSAAIGEEIERCFGVDTGARLTRRESAGRPRILLRNAVEGTPTPAVHELTLGDETWTFLSTIPSGVRIHDNYYTWSATDRLLTGLDSEAQPRLEWEVIGTLARDVLTDHHPAFYLPADRTGLMNAHGAMVRVLIRSATMGGIRGADTEPPLSGLRGDFLEQLVEMASRRQGVVRGGREPLRRVGERIEDGVLGGAIRVESLPGIAYPRFTYHPHGWESGGLPLSSTSSMVSELAPVVLYLRHVVAPGDLLIIDEPESHLHPAMQVAFTRLLAEIVGAGVRILLTTHSEWVLEALGNLVGRSRLANRSNGKADVKPLDARDVGVWLFEAAGDGPGSKNVQEIALDADTGLFPSGFDTVAAALHNEWASIADPQGNAE, encoded by the coding sequence GTGACCAACCATCACCCCCTGACTCTTGAGGTGACCGATTTTGGGCCGGTTGCCCAGGCGTGCGTCGAGTTACGCCCGTTGACCGTGTTCGTCGGACCCAGCAACACGGGGAAGTCCTGGTTGGCGACGCTCGTCTACGCTTTGCACCGCTATTTCGGGAATAGCCCAAGCGGGCCAGGTCCCTGGGTCTGGACGACGTTCGACGCAGCACTTCCCGAAGGAGCAGGCACAGATCTCGTGCGCATCGCGGAGCAGTTTAGGAGATTGGCGTCCCCAAGTGCGGAACCAGCGGAGCACATCGAGCTGACTGCCCCGGTTACCGCAGCGATTCGTATGTATCTCGAACAACAGAGCGCCGCAATCGGCGAGGAAATAGAGCGTTGTTTCGGCGTCGACACTGGCGCCCGTCTGACCCGCAGGGAGAGCGCAGGACGTCCTCGTATCCTGCTTCGAAACGCGGTCGAGGGAACTCCCACGCCGGCAGTGCACGAGCTGACCCTCGGCGACGAGACATGGACTTTCCTGTCTACCATTCCCAGCGGCGTCCGAATTCATGACAACTATTACACTTGGTCTGCCACCGACCGATTGCTGACGGGACTTGATTCCGAAGCACAGCCACGGTTGGAATGGGAAGTCATCGGCACGCTGGCCCGCGACGTGCTGACGGACCATCATCCGGCCTTTTATCTTCCCGCAGACCGAACCGGCCTGATGAACGCCCACGGGGCCATGGTGCGTGTCCTCATACGGAGCGCAACCATGGGTGGCATTCGAGGGGCCGACACTGAGCCGCCATTGTCCGGCCTGCGCGGCGACTTCCTGGAGCAACTCGTGGAGATGGCATCCCGCCGACAAGGAGTAGTCCGGGGCGGCAGGGAACCCCTCCGCAGAGTTGGGGAACGCATCGAAGACGGAGTACTCGGCGGTGCGATCCGGGTCGAGAGCCTGCCCGGCATCGCTTATCCGCGCTTCACCTACCATCCACATGGATGGGAATCCGGGGGACTGCCTTTGTCGAGTACATCCTCCATGGTGTCGGAGCTCGCGCCCGTGGTCTTGTATCTTCGACATGTGGTTGCGCCGGGTGACTTGCTGATTATCGATGAGCCAGAATCCCACCTTCATCCCGCCATGCAGGTCGCGTTCACTCGACTGCTCGCCGAGATCGTCGGAGCGGGGGTCCGAATCCTCTTGACCACCCATAGCGAGTGGGTGCTCGAAGCACTCGGCAACCTCGTCGGAAGGTCCCGGCTAGCCAACCGAAGCAACGGGAAAGCCGACGTCAAGCCCCTGGACGCCCGTGATGTCGGGGTGTGGCTGTTCGAAGCGGCCGGGGATGGCCCTGGTTCGAAGAACGTGCAAGAGATCGCACTGGACGCCGACACGGGATTGTTCCCGTCTGGATTCGATACCGTCGCGGCGGCGCTGCACAACGAGTGGGCAAGTATCGCCGACCCGCAAGGGAACGCGGAGTGA
- a CDS encoding DUF1592 domain-containing protein, translating into MRPDLPVRRLLRFASICMLAAWAGSSPLAAQTVAPADPAAAHGQVLRRYCVGCHNDRTLTAGLTLQSLDLARVGEDRHETEVWEKVLRKLSTRSMPPADRPRPDDATYDGLTAWIADRIDAAAAERPDPGRRHAVHRLNRAEYANAIRDLLALDIDERTLLPPDDSGFGFDNIADVLSVSPMLTERYLAASRKIARLAVGDPALQPTTEVFEVDKNLRQNERVGDDLPFGSRGGLAVEHYFPVDGEYVVKIFLLRTYDGRVRGMLEPHDLEVRLDGALIESLTVGGPILDADGNPTRRDLRNVPDDGQEVRFAARAGPATLAVSFVDQQAYLEGMRRPDYRVTSYEYAGDQTVPPGIGSVELRGPYHVTGRGDTPSRQRIFTCRPATVTDEIPCATEIVTRIARRAFRRPVTDGDIGMLLGFFEAGRARGDFDTGMEMALRRILVSPDFLFRRETDPIDIGPGESYAISDLELASRLSFFLWSSIPDDELLDAAERGELRDPAVLGAQVRRMLADPRTRALVDNFGGQWLYLRNMPLVTPDPQAFPEFDTNLREAMAREMTLFLDSQIREDHSVLDLLTADYTFVNERLADHYGMPSIYGNHFRRIELGGPQATRRGLLGKGSLLTVTSYAHRTSPVLRGKWLLENILGTPPPPPPPDVPALEENDEAGLAPRSVRDRLEQHRANPVCASCHRIMDPLGFALENFDGVGRWRDVGEDGTAIDASGTLTDGTPVDGPGTLRQALRGRGGNFVTTVAEKLLTYAIGRGVESFDGPAVRSIVDAAADEGYRWSALVEGIVRSTPFQMRRSAEP; encoded by the coding sequence ATGAGACCAGACCTGCCCGTACGTCGACTGCTTCGATTCGCATCCATCTGCATGCTCGCCGCCTGGGCCGGGTCTTCCCCACTGGCCGCGCAAACCGTTGCGCCGGCGGATCCCGCGGCAGCGCACGGCCAGGTGCTCCGGCGCTACTGCGTAGGCTGCCACAACGACCGGACCCTGACCGCCGGACTGACGCTGCAGAGCCTCGACCTCGCCCGTGTCGGCGAGGACCGGCACGAGACCGAGGTCTGGGAAAAGGTCCTTCGCAAGCTGAGCACCCGCTCGATGCCGCCGGCCGACCGGCCGCGGCCCGACGACGCCACCTACGACGGGCTGACCGCCTGGATCGCGGACCGCATCGACGCGGCTGCCGCCGAGCGTCCCGACCCCGGCCGGCGCCACGCCGTGCACCGGCTGAACCGGGCCGAGTACGCCAACGCCATCCGCGACCTGCTGGCGCTCGACATCGACGAGCGGACGCTGCTGCCGCCGGACGATTCGGGCTTCGGCTTCGACAACATCGCCGACGTGCTGTCGGTCTCGCCGATGCTGACCGAGCGGTACCTGGCCGCCTCGCGCAAGATCGCCCGGCTGGCGGTGGGCGATCCCGCGCTTCAGCCGACCACGGAGGTCTTCGAGGTCGACAAGAACCTGCGCCAGAACGAGCGGGTCGGCGACGACCTGCCGTTCGGCTCGCGCGGCGGGCTGGCCGTCGAGCACTACTTCCCGGTGGACGGCGAGTACGTCGTGAAGATCTTCCTGCTGCGGACCTACGACGGCCGCGTCCGCGGCATGCTCGAGCCCCACGATCTGGAGGTTCGGCTGGACGGCGCGCTGATCGAGTCGCTGACGGTCGGCGGCCCGATACTCGACGCGGACGGCAACCCCACGCGGCGCGATCTCCGCAACGTCCCGGACGACGGCCAGGAAGTGCGCTTCGCCGCCAGGGCCGGGCCGGCGACGCTGGCCGTGAGCTTCGTCGACCAGCAGGCGTACCTGGAAGGCATGCGCCGCCCCGACTACCGCGTCACCAGCTACGAGTACGCCGGCGACCAGACGGTTCCCCCCGGCATCGGCAGCGTGGAGCTGCGCGGGCCGTACCACGTCACGGGCCGGGGCGACACGCCCAGCCGGCAGCGGATCTTCACCTGCCGTCCGGCGACCGTGACGGACGAGATTCCCTGCGCCACCGAGATCGTCACGCGCATCGCGCGGCGCGCGTTCCGGCGCCCGGTGACGGACGGCGACATCGGGATGCTGCTCGGCTTCTTCGAGGCGGGCCGCGCCCGGGGCGACTTCGACACGGGCATGGAGATGGCGCTGCGTCGCATCCTGGTCAGCCCGGATTTCCTCTTCCGGCGCGAGACCGACCCGATCGACATCGGCCCCGGCGAGTCCTACGCCATCAGCGACCTGGAGCTGGCGTCGCGGCTCTCCTTCTTCCTGTGGAGCAGCATCCCGGACGACGAGCTGCTGGACGCCGCCGAACGCGGCGAGCTGCGCGACCCGGCAGTGCTGGGCGCCCAGGTCCGCAGGATGCTGGCCGACCCGCGCACGCGGGCGCTGGTCGACAACTTCGGCGGCCAGTGGCTGTACCTGCGCAACATGCCGCTGGTGACACCGGATCCGCAGGCGTTCCCCGAGTTCGACACGAACCTGCGCGAGGCGATGGCGCGCGAGATGACGCTCTTCCTCGACAGCCAGATCCGCGAGGACCACAGCGTGCTGGATCTGCTGACCGCCGACTACACCTTCGTCAACGAGCGGCTCGCCGACCACTACGGTATGCCGAGCATCTACGGCAACCACTTCCGTCGAATCGAGCTCGGCGGGCCGCAAGCGACACGCCGGGGCCTGCTCGGCAAGGGCAGCCTGCTGACCGTCACCTCCTACGCGCACCGCACGTCGCCGGTGCTGCGCGGCAAGTGGCTGCTGGAGAACATTCTCGGCACGCCGCCGCCGCCGCCGCCGCCCGACGTCCCCGCGCTCGAGGAGAACGACGAGGCCGGCCTCGCCCCACGCTCGGTCCGCGACCGGCTGGAGCAGCACCGCGCCAACCCCGTGTGCGCGAGCTGCCACCGGATCATGGATCCGCTCGGGTTCGCGCTCGAGAACTTCGACGGGGTCGGCCGCTGGCGCGACGTGGGCGAGGACGGTACGGCGATCGACGCCAGCGGGACGCTGACCGACGGCACCCCGGTCGACGGTCCCGGCACGCTGCGGCAGGCGCTGCGCGGCCGGGGCGGAAACTTCGTGACGACGGTGGCCGAGAAGCTGCTCACGTACGCGATCGGACGCGGCGTGGAGTCGTTCGACGGACCCGCCGTCCGGAGCATCGTGGACGCGGCGGCTGACGAGGGGTATCGTTGGTCAGCCCTCGTCGAGGGCATCGTCCGGAGTACGCCGTTTCAGATGAGGAGATCAGCGGAGCCATGA
- a CDS encoding AI-2E family transporter: protein MSPEPRQRRDAGLRFLVAAACVVIVIAGLRAAAALILPFLIAVFLAVVNVPLMNWLVRMRVPKPLAVLLTVLTVASVIGILVALLAQSVNQLTEVIPRYRARVGDLATSVAALGASLGLPVEQLREDFQSVSLAAFGTADTIGAIIGNTGAIVGNAVRTIGAFLSNAFLVFLTVVFILFEAAGFTAKIKLAFGAGPDPFGHLGRISAQIQTYLVTKATVSAATGVIVGIWVAIMGLDFPLLWGVVAFMFNFIPTLGSIFAAIPAVLLALLQLGPGPAVIIAAGYLLVNVAFGNLIEPTLLGRRLGLSTLVVFVSLVFWGWVWGPVGMLFSVPLTMVVKIALENTADLRWLAVMLDANPAVSVSPRKGRAPAA, encoded by the coding sequence ATGAGCCCCGAGCCGCGCCAGCGCCGCGACGCCGGCCTGCGATTCCTCGTCGCCGCGGCCTGCGTCGTCATCGTCATCGCCGGCCTGCGCGCCGCCGCCGCCCTCATCCTGCCCTTCCTGATCGCCGTGTTCCTCGCCGTGGTGAACGTGCCGCTGATGAACTGGCTGGTGCGGATGCGCGTGCCGAAGCCCCTGGCCGTGCTGCTGACCGTCCTGACCGTCGCCTCGGTCATCGGGATCCTGGTGGCGTTGCTGGCGCAGTCGGTCAACCAGTTGACGGAAGTGATTCCCCGCTACCGAGCCCGCGTCGGCGATCTGGCGACCTCGGTGGCCGCGCTGGGCGCGTCCCTGGGCCTGCCGGTGGAGCAGTTGCGGGAGGATTTCCAATCGGTCTCGCTCGCGGCCTTCGGAACCGCCGACACGATCGGCGCGATCATCGGCAACACCGGCGCGATCGTCGGGAACGCGGTACGGACGATCGGCGCCTTTCTTTCCAACGCCTTTCTGGTGTTCCTGACGGTGGTCTTCATCCTGTTCGAGGCGGCAGGCTTCACCGCCAAGATCAAGCTCGCCTTCGGGGCGGGACCCGACCCGTTCGGACACCTCGGGCGCATCTCCGCCCAGATCCAGACCTACCTCGTCACCAAGGCCACCGTCAGCGCGGCCACCGGCGTCATCGTCGGGATCTGGGTTGCGATCATGGGGCTCGACTTTCCCCTGCTGTGGGGCGTCGTCGCGTTCATGTTCAACTTCATTCCGACCCTCGGCTCCATCTTCGCGGCGATTCCGGCGGTGCTGCTCGCGCTGCTGCAACTCGGGCCCGGCCCGGCCGTGATCATCGCGGCGGGGTACCTGCTCGTGAACGTCGCGTTCGGGAACCTGATCGAGCCGACGCTGCTCGGCCGTCGCCTCGGCCTCTCGACCCTGGTGGTCTTCGTGTCCCTCGTCTTCTGGGGCTGGGTTTGGGGGCCGGTCGGGATGCTCTTCTCGGTGCCCCTCACCATGGTGGTGAAGATCGCGCTGGAGAACACCGCCGATCTACGCTGGCTGGCCGTGATGCTGGACGCGAATCCGGCGGTATCGGTCTCACCGCGCAAGGGGCGGGCGCCTGCCGCGTAG
- a CDS encoding ABC transporter permease subunit, producing MTELLALLPSYLTAHLQLTLLALMLSAGISVPLGVAATRIAWLEQPALALAGIIQTVPSLALLAAMVPVLAALDLQSIGFLPAIVGLTLYGVLPVLRNTVTGIAGVDPALREAARGVGMTARQQLLLVELPLAMPVIVAGIRTATVWVVGIATLSTPVGATSLGNYIFSGLQTRNYAAILVGCVAAAGLALLLDGLVRSIEVGLVRRRRGRLAAALGAVALLYAYAGITLAAPLLGDRERPIVVGAKSFTEQYILSAAIAGWIERETGRQTSVLQSLGSLVAFDAVDTGEVDVYVDYTGTIWANEMRRAEIRAERGEMLDGVREFLENGHGMTLAATLGFENSYALAVRAAEADRLGLRTIGDLVNHAPRLAIGGDVEFFARPEWVAVRDTYELAFREQRAMDASLMYQAAATEEVDVIAAYTTDGRITAFDLRVLEDDRGAIPPYDAIVVAGARLAGDAADVLAALARLDGSIDAERMRGMNLRVDEEGEAPATVADAFVQELSEGVAP from the coding sequence ATGACCGAGCTGCTCGCACTCCTGCCGTCGTACCTGACCGCGCACCTGCAGCTCACGTTGCTGGCCTTGATGCTGAGCGCCGGCATCAGCGTGCCGCTCGGCGTCGCGGCCACCCGCATCGCCTGGCTCGAGCAGCCCGCCCTGGCCCTGGCCGGGATCATCCAGACCGTCCCCAGCCTGGCTCTGCTCGCCGCCATGGTGCCCGTGCTCGCCGCACTCGATCTGCAGAGCATCGGTTTTCTGCCGGCCATCGTCGGCCTGACGCTGTACGGGGTGCTCCCGGTGCTGCGCAACACCGTTACCGGGATCGCCGGGGTCGACCCGGCCCTGCGGGAAGCGGCGCGCGGCGTCGGCATGACCGCCCGGCAGCAGTTGCTGCTGGTGGAGCTGCCGCTGGCGATGCCGGTCATCGTGGCGGGCATCCGCACGGCGACCGTCTGGGTGGTGGGCATCGCCACGCTGTCGACGCCGGTGGGGGCGACCAGCCTCGGCAACTACATCTTCAGCGGGCTGCAGACGCGCAACTACGCCGCGATCCTCGTCGGGTGCGTGGCCGCGGCGGGGCTGGCCCTGCTGCTCGACGGCCTGGTGCGATCCATCGAGGTCGGTCTCGTTCGACGCCGGCGCGGGAGGCTGGCCGCGGCGCTGGGAGCCGTCGCCCTGCTCTACGCCTACGCCGGGATCACGCTCGCCGCCCCGTTGCTCGGCGATCGGGAGCGGCCGATCGTCGTCGGCGCCAAGAGCTTCACCGAGCAGTACATCCTGAGCGCCGCCATCGCCGGCTGGATCGAGCGCGAGACCGGCCGGCAGACCTCGGTGCTGCAGTCCCTCGGCTCGCTCGTGGCCTTCGACGCGGTAGACACGGGCGAGGTGGACGTCTACGTCGACTACACCGGTACCATCTGGGCGAACGAGATGCGGCGCGCGGAGATCCGCGCGGAGCGCGGGGAGATGCTCGACGGCGTCCGCGAATTCCTGGAGAACGGGCACGGAATGACGCTCGCGGCTACGCTGGGATTCGAGAACAGCTACGCGCTGGCCGTGCGCGCGGCGGAAGCGGACCGCCTGGGCCTGCGGACCATCGGCGACCTCGTGAACCACGCGCCGCGGCTCGCCATCGGCGGCGACGTGGAGTTCTTCGCCCGCCCGGAATGGGTGGCGGTACGGGACACCTACGAGCTCGCGTTCCGGGAACAGCGGGCGATGGACGCGTCGCTCATGTACCAGGCGGCGGCGACCGAGGAAGTCGACGTGATAGCCGCCTACACCACGGACGGACGAATCACGGCCTTCGATCTGCGCGTGCTCGAGGACGACCGCGGCGCGATCCCTCCCTACGACGCGATCGTGGTTGCCGGCGCCCGGCTCGCCGGAGACGCCGCGGACGTGCTCGCCGCCCTGGCGCGGCTCGACGGATCGATCGACGCGGAGCGGATGCGCGGCATGAACCTGCGGGTCGACGAGGAGGGGGAAGCCCCTGCGACGGTGGCGGACGCGTTCGTCCAGGAGTTGTCGGAGGGCGTTGCGCCGTGA
- a CDS encoding TerB family tellurite resistance protein has protein sequence MPILEFLGFAGARDDASPEADVIRHIVGELEALPEDRARHLATFAWVLGRAAHADSHVSDDETRKMEDIVRVLGHLPEAQAVLVVEMAKHQVRLFGGTQNYAVTRGFRELSTPEQRIELLECVFAVSAADESITVVEEGEARKISTELGLDHAEFVRARAAYVEHLEALKALRGRRPPLAR, from the coding sequence ATGCCGATTCTGGAGTTCCTTGGATTCGCCGGCGCCCGCGACGACGCGTCGCCCGAGGCCGACGTCATCCGCCACATCGTCGGCGAGCTCGAAGCGTTGCCGGAAGACCGCGCCCGCCACCTCGCCACGTTCGCCTGGGTGCTCGGCCGCGCCGCTCACGCCGACTCGCACGTAAGCGACGACGAGACACGGAAGATGGAGGACATCGTCCGCGTGCTCGGACATCTGCCGGAGGCGCAGGCGGTGCTGGTCGTGGAGATGGCCAAGCACCAGGTACGCCTGTTCGGGGGCACGCAGAACTACGCGGTGACACGAGGCTTCCGCGAACTCTCGACCCCCGAGCAGCGGATCGAGCTGCTCGAGTGCGTCTTCGCCGTCTCGGCCGCCGACGAATCGATCACGGTCGTCGAAGAGGGCGAGGCCCGCAAGATCTCGACCGAGCTCGGGCTCGACCACGCCGAGTTCGTCCGCGCCCGCGCCGCCTACGTGGAGCACCTCGAGGCGCTGAAAGCGCTACGCGGCAGGCGCCCGCCCCTTGCGCGGTGA
- a CDS encoding DUF1552 domain-containing protein, translating into MIITKNSLPRRTFLRGVGASLALPLLDGMVPAFAAVRNSAAKPIPRLFTGYVPNGVIMNQWTPADGEALTDLPATLQPLTPFKDKLLVVSGLADAPAFPLPGEGTGDHVRAAATFLTGVHPKKTDGPDIRAGTSMDQIAAGVLGKETVLNSLELAIDPNELIGACEAGWSCAYANTLSWRNPTNPLPMENQPRAVFERLFGDTDNTTPEARLARIREDRSILDSLVHEVADFQRVLGPGDRTKVTQYLDAIRDIERRIQFAEAQSHRELPELARPSGGIPDTFEEHARMMVDLQVLAFQADLTRVITFMMSREVSPRTYPELGIPDPHHGLSHHQNRPEQMAKLAKLNQHHISQIAYFMEKLAATPDGDGTLLDQVLIQYGCGISDGNQHLHVNLPVLVAGGAAGRIKGGRHLRVAEETPLTNLQLAVLEKLGVPTERLGDSTGVVKHLSGV; encoded by the coding sequence ATGATCATCACCAAGAACTCGCTCCCCCGCCGCACGTTCCTGCGGGGCGTCGGCGCCTCGCTGGCGCTGCCGCTGCTCGACGGCATGGTCCCGGCGTTCGCGGCCGTGCGGAACTCCGCGGCGAAGCCGATCCCGCGTCTGTTCACCGGCTACGTGCCGAACGGCGTGATCATGAACCAGTGGACGCCGGCCGACGGCGAGGCCCTGACGGACCTGCCGGCGACGCTGCAGCCGCTGACCCCGTTCAAGGACAAGCTGCTGGTCGTCAGCGGGCTCGCCGATGCCCCGGCGTTTCCGCTCCCCGGCGAGGGAACCGGCGACCACGTGCGCGCCGCCGCGACCTTCCTCACCGGCGTTCATCCGAAGAAGACCGACGGTCCGGACATCCGCGCCGGGACGTCGATGGACCAGATCGCGGCCGGGGTGCTCGGCAAGGAGACCGTGCTCAACTCGCTCGAGCTCGCCATCGACCCCAACGAGCTGATCGGCGCCTGCGAGGCGGGCTGGAGCTGCGCGTACGCCAACACCCTGTCGTGGCGCAATCCGACCAACCCGCTGCCGATGGAGAACCAGCCGCGCGCCGTCTTCGAGCGGCTGTTCGGCGACACCGACAACACGACGCCCGAGGCGCGGCTCGCCCGGATCCGGGAGGATCGCAGCATCCTCGACTCGCTCGTGCACGAGGTGGCCGACTTTCAGCGCGTGCTCGGGCCGGGCGACCGGACCAAGGTGACCCAGTACCTCGACGCCATCCGCGACATCGAGCGCCGCATCCAGTTCGCCGAGGCGCAGAGCCACCGGGAACTCCCGGAGCTGGCGCGGCCGAGCGGCGGCATCCCGGACACGTTCGAAGAGCACGCCCGGATGATGGTCGACCTGCAGGTGCTGGCGTTCCAGGCCGATCTGACCCGCGTCATCACGTTCATGATGTCGCGCGAGGTCAGCCCGCGCACGTATCCCGAGCTGGGCATCCCGGATCCGCACCACGGGCTGTCGCACCACCAGAACCGCCCCGAGCAGATGGCGAAGCTGGCGAAGCTCAACCAGCACCACATCTCGCAGATCGCCTACTTCATGGAGAAGCTCGCGGCCACGCCGGACGGCGACGGCACGCTGCTCGACCAGGTGCTGATCCAGTACGGCTGCGGGATCAGCGACGGCAACCAGCACCTGCACGTCAACCTGCCGGTGCTCGTGGCGGGCGGCGCGGCCGGCCGGATCAAGGGCGGACGCCACCTGCGGGTGGCCGAGGAGACGCCGCTCACGAACCTGCAGCTCGCCGTGCTCGAGAAGCTCGGCGTGCCGACCGAGAGGCTGGGCGACAGCACCGGGGTGGTGAAGCACCTGTCGGGAGTCTGA
- a CDS encoding ABC transporter ATP-binding protein, with protein MIQAAGLTKRYGDAVVVDDFSLNVEAGELVVLLGGSGSGKTTTLKMVNRLIEPTAGSVRLDGVDTTDLPPHELRRRIGYVFQRIGLFPHMTVGENVAVTPGLLGWPPERTAARVDELLELVELDPALRDRRPSELSGGQQQRVGVARALAAEPRVMLLDEPFGALDPVTRERLQQSFLRIRDKLALTTVFVTHDMTEALTLADRIGVMHDGRLLQLGTPRDLLTRPADDYVDRLMSTPRRQAAVVEALVGRATAEAQS; from the coding sequence ATGATCCAGGCCGCCGGCCTCACGAAACGCTACGGCGACGCGGTCGTCGTCGACGACTTCAGCCTGAACGTAGAGGCCGGCGAGCTGGTGGTCCTGCTCGGCGGCTCGGGCTCCGGAAAGACCACCACCCTCAAGATGGTCAACCGCCTGATCGAGCCGACCGCCGGCTCCGTGCGGCTCGACGGCGTCGACACGACGGACCTGCCGCCGCACGAGTTGCGCCGGCGGATCGGGTACGTGTTCCAGCGCATCGGCCTGTTTCCCCACATGACGGTCGGCGAGAACGTGGCGGTGACGCCGGGGCTGCTCGGGTGGCCGCCCGAGCGGACCGCCGCGCGAGTGGACGAGCTGCTCGAGCTGGTGGAGCTGGATCCCGCCCTGCGCGACCGGCGGCCGAGCGAGCTGTCCGGGGGGCAGCAGCAGCGGGTCGGGGTGGCGCGCGCCCTGGCCGCCGAGCCCCGCGTCATGCTCCTGGATGAACCGTTCGGGGCGCTCGATCCGGTCACGCGCGAGCGGCTGCAGCAGTCGTTCCTGCGCATTCGCGACAAGCTCGCGCTGACCACCGTCTTCGTGACCCACGACATGACCGAGGCGCTGACCCTCGCCGACCGCATCGGCGTCATGCACGACGGCCGTCTTCTGCAGCTCGGCACACCCCGCGATCTGCTCACACGCCCTGCCGACGACTACGTCGACCGCCTGATGAGCACGCCGCGACGGCAGGCGGCCGTCGTCGAGGCCCTGGTCGGTCGGGCGACCGCCGAAGCCCAGTCATGA